A genomic region of Mycobacterium sp. Aquia_213 contains the following coding sequences:
- a CDS encoding cytochrome P450: MATPNLPPGFDFTDPDIYAHRLPVQELAELRRAAPIWWNEQPLDQGGFADGGYWMVTKHRDIREVSLRSDVFSSATKSIVPRYREDQAQGQIEAGRASMIMMDDPEHSRLRKIVARGFTPRAVEQLRADLNERARQIAQQAAKEGSGDFVLQVACELPLQAIAGLLGVPAEDRGKLFDWSNKMIGSDDPEFADYDALTSAGELMWYAMQLAARKAEDPGDDIVTTLVAAGADGDGLSEAEFGMFVVTLGIAGNETTRNSITQGMMAFTDHPDQWELFKQQRPKTAADEIIRWATPITAFQRAALTDTELGGVTIKKGQRVVMFYRSANFDEEVFEDPYAFNVLRSPNPHLGFGGTGAHYCIGANLARMTIDIMFNAIADYLPDLASAGDPQRLRSPFINGIKHWPVDYQSHASRE, from the coding sequence ATCGCTACTCCGAACCTCCCGCCGGGGTTCGACTTCACCGATCCCGACATCTACGCCCACCGGTTACCGGTGCAGGAGTTGGCGGAACTGCGCCGGGCGGCGCCGATCTGGTGGAATGAGCAGCCGCTCGATCAGGGCGGGTTCGCCGATGGCGGCTACTGGATGGTGACCAAGCACCGCGATATCCGCGAGGTGTCGCTGCGCAGCGACGTCTTCTCGTCGGCGACGAAGTCCATCGTGCCGCGCTACCGAGAAGACCAGGCGCAGGGCCAAATCGAAGCCGGCCGGGCATCGATGATCATGATGGACGACCCCGAACACAGCCGACTGCGCAAGATCGTCGCCCGCGGCTTCACCCCGCGCGCCGTCGAGCAACTGCGCGCCGACCTCAATGAGCGCGCCCGGCAGATCGCGCAACAGGCCGCGAAAGAAGGCTCGGGCGACTTCGTCCTGCAGGTGGCCTGCGAGTTGCCGCTGCAGGCCATCGCCGGCCTGCTCGGGGTGCCGGCGGAGGACCGCGGCAAGCTGTTCGACTGGTCCAACAAGATGATCGGAAGCGACGACCCGGAGTTCGCCGACTACGACGCACTCACCTCGGCGGGCGAATTAATGTGGTACGCAATGCAATTGGCGGCCCGTAAAGCCGAGGATCCGGGTGACGACATCGTCACGACGCTGGTGGCGGCCGGCGCCGACGGTGACGGGCTTTCCGAGGCGGAGTTCGGGATGTTCGTGGTCACGCTGGGGATCGCCGGCAACGAGACGACCCGCAACTCGATCACGCAGGGGATGATGGCCTTCACCGATCACCCCGACCAGTGGGAGCTGTTCAAACAGCAGCGACCCAAGACCGCGGCCGACGAGATCATCCGATGGGCCACACCGATCACGGCGTTTCAGCGCGCGGCGCTGACCGACACCGAGCTCGGCGGCGTCACGATCAAGAAGGGTCAGCGGGTGGTGATGTTCTACCGTTCCGCCAATTTCGACGAAGAGGTCTTCGAAGACCCGTACGCGTTCAACGTCTTACGCAGTCCGAACCCACACCTGGGATTCGGTGGCACCGGCGCCCACTACTGCATCGGCGCCAACCTGGCGCGCATGACGATCGACATCATGTTCAACGCGATCGCCGACTACCTGCCCGACCTGGCTTCCGCGGGAGATCCCCAACGGCTGCGGTCACCTTTCATCAACGGCATCAAACACTGGCCGGTCGACTACCAGAGTCACGCCTCTAGGGAGTAG
- a CDS encoding adenylate/guanylate cyclase domain-containing protein, whose protein sequence is MVVSNFEPRTAAVAPNQPWHRLLTEGHAPLVRARRVFRYLPSAPRCKVCNNPFGGPGGRVFAAAGFSPSRKNPNLCSRCCDALPPGGAEVDVAVLFADIRGSTALGQRGIAADFAALLNRFYAAATQTLLRHDAVIDKLIGDEVMAFFVPGISGPDYRRRAVLAGMELLRAVGYGGDERPWLPLGVAVNAGVAYVGNVGAAVVDFTALGDPVNLSARMQQHAAGGELLVASGVADDMMGTSPRRRLNLRGYDRPIEAYSLEA, encoded by the coding sequence ATGGTTGTCAGCAATTTCGAGCCCAGGACCGCTGCGGTCGCGCCAAACCAGCCGTGGCACAGGCTGTTAACGGAAGGTCATGCGCCGCTGGTGCGGGCACGGCGGGTGTTCCGCTACCTGCCGTCGGCACCGCGTTGCAAGGTGTGCAACAACCCGTTCGGGGGACCGGGCGGACGAGTTTTCGCCGCGGCCGGTTTCAGCCCGTCGCGAAAGAACCCGAATCTGTGCAGTCGCTGTTGTGACGCGCTGCCCCCGGGCGGCGCCGAGGTGGATGTCGCGGTGCTGTTCGCCGACATCCGCGGCTCCACGGCGCTGGGCCAGCGCGGCATCGCCGCGGACTTCGCCGCGCTGCTCAACCGGTTCTACGCTGCCGCGACACAGACGCTGCTGCGACATGATGCGGTGATTGACAAGCTGATCGGCGACGAGGTCATGGCGTTCTTTGTGCCGGGCATCAGCGGGCCGGACTACCGGCGTCGCGCGGTTCTGGCGGGGATGGAGCTGCTCCGAGCCGTCGGGTATGGCGGCGACGAGCGGCCGTGGCTGCCGCTGGGTGTGGCGGTCAACGCGGGAGTCGCCTACGTCGGCAATGTCGGGGCAGCGGTAGTCGATTTCACCGCGCTGGGCGATCCGGTCAACCTGTCCGCCCGGATGCAACAACACGCCGCCGGCGGAGAATTGCTCGTGGCATCCGGAGTCGCCGACGACATGATGGGAACGTCACCGCGGCGGCGGTTGAACCTGCGCGGATACGACCGGCCGATCGAGGCCTACTCCCTAGAGGCGTGA
- a CDS encoding cytochrome P450 encodes MTVGTAPASIFDADLPVLAYDAEETPAEVYPRLRAAQQQAPIALGPYGPEVLSYHLVRSILRDSRFQIPPGLNLLVQGITSGPLWDKVVNSLLCLEGDPHHRLRSLTSKAFTPRATLRLHDTMANVMNELVDRVADAGRCDVVSDIARPYPVPIICALLGAPREDWKQFSVWADEVFKAFSFTVDVSEIEPDVMRAWGELDDYVDHMVARRRHSLTEDLLSDLIRAEDDGDRLDAAELRMLAGGLLLAGTDTTRNQVAAAVQVLCEHPDQWQLLSERPELAMPAVEETMRHSPIVCGTLRMVTEDAEIDGYLFPAGTAVLMNTLAANRDPSVYDDPDRVDITREGAPAILTFGGGVHYCLGANLARREIAEALTVLTQRLRNPRTTGPVPWKPMVTLSGPKTLPIEFEAAP; translated from the coding sequence ATGACCGTAGGCACAGCTCCCGCAAGCATTTTCGATGCCGACCTTCCCGTGCTCGCGTACGACGCCGAGGAGACACCGGCCGAGGTCTATCCCCGTCTTCGAGCCGCCCAACAGCAGGCCCCGATCGCGTTGGGACCGTATGGGCCCGAAGTCCTCTCCTACCATCTGGTCCGATCGATATTGCGGGATAGCCGGTTTCAGATTCCGCCCGGCTTGAACTTGCTTGTGCAGGGCATCACGTCGGGACCGCTGTGGGACAAGGTGGTCAACAGCCTGCTGTGCCTCGAAGGGGACCCGCATCATCGGCTGCGCAGTCTGACGTCCAAGGCCTTCACGCCGCGCGCGACCCTGCGGCTGCACGACACGATGGCCAACGTGATGAACGAGCTGGTCGACCGGGTGGCCGACGCCGGCCGGTGTGATGTCGTCTCCGACATCGCGCGCCCCTACCCCGTCCCGATCATCTGCGCGCTGCTTGGCGCTCCCCGCGAAGACTGGAAGCAATTCTCCGTGTGGGCCGACGAGGTGTTCAAAGCGTTCAGCTTCACCGTCGACGTCAGCGAAATCGAGCCGGACGTGATGCGTGCCTGGGGTGAGCTCGACGACTATGTCGACCACATGGTGGCCCGGCGCCGGCATAGCCTCACCGAGGATCTACTCTCCGACCTGATCCGCGCCGAGGACGACGGCGATCGCCTCGACGCCGCCGAGCTGCGCATGCTCGCCGGAGGCCTGCTGCTGGCGGGGACGGACACCACCCGGAACCAGGTGGCCGCCGCGGTGCAGGTGCTCTGCGAACACCCGGATCAGTGGCAGTTGCTCAGCGAGCGGCCGGAGCTGGCCATGCCCGCCGTCGAGGAGACGATGCGCCATTCGCCGATCGTGTGCGGAACTCTTCGCATGGTGACCGAAGACGCCGAAATCGATGGGTACCTCTTTCCCGCCGGCACCGCGGTTCTGATGAATACCCTTGCCGCCAACCGTGATCCATCCGTCTATGACGACCCCGACCGCGTCGACATCACCCGCGAGGGCGCGCCGGCAATCTTGACGTTCGGCGGTGGCGTCCATTACTGCCTGGGCGCCAACCTGGCCAGGCGCGAGATTGCCGAGGCACTCACCGTGCTCACCCAACGGCTGCGGAACCCGCGCACCACCGGACCGGTGCCCTGGAAGCCCATGGTGACCCTGAGCGGCCCGAAAACATTGCCCATCGAGTTCGAAGCTGCACCATAG
- a CDS encoding lipocalin-like domain-containing protein, with protein sequence MSLRDAVLGAWELVSFVARDETTGEDRQPLGATPRGLILYTADGHMSAQLAESDMSGYVAYGGRFSVDEETSTLHHDVSVSMMPELLAQPQFRHASVDGDRLTLSATRTDEAGGTTRSTLVWRRPPAGQDAQPVSRRRPPA encoded by the coding sequence GTGTCACTGCGAGATGCCGTCCTTGGTGCGTGGGAGTTGGTGTCCTTCGTCGCCCGCGACGAGACCACCGGCGAGGACCGTCAGCCACTCGGCGCGACGCCGCGCGGTCTGATTCTCTATACCGCCGACGGTCACATGTCGGCCCAACTTGCCGAGTCTGACATGAGTGGCTACGTCGCCTACGGCGGGCGATTCTCGGTCGACGAGGAAACGTCGACGCTGCACCACGACGTCAGCGTCTCGATGATGCCGGAATTGTTGGCGCAACCACAGTTTCGGCATGCCAGCGTCGACGGCGACCGGTTAACCCTGTCGGCGACCAGAACCGACGAAGCGGGCGGGACGACGCGCAGCACATTGGTGTGGCGGCGGCCGCCGGCCGGTCAAGATGCCCAACCGGTTTCGCGCCGGCGACCACCCGCGTAG
- a CDS encoding DUF1254 domain-containing protein: protein MTDRKTSDGAVLVSPDNFVRAETDLYFGNAAADGGFGKFLHLRELMPLDRQLVVRSNRDTLYSTGVFDLDAGPVTIALPDTGGRFMSMQVISEDHYVPAVFYGQGEHTLDRDGIETRYVMAALRILVDPNDEADLGAVHALQDAVAVHQTDAGSFDVPKWDPVSQKAVRDALVQLGATVPDSRAMFGPKDAVDPVRHLIGSAVAWGGNPEKDAFYFTFHTPEDDGATYYQLTVGEVPVDGFWSVTVYNKDGYFTPNSLHSYSLNNITAHRDSDGTITIQFGGCDAAISNCLPITPGWNYLVRLYRPHEKILNGEWTFPEAQPLS from the coding sequence GTGACAGACCGCAAGACATCCGACGGCGCGGTGCTGGTCTCACCGGACAACTTCGTCCGGGCCGAAACCGACCTGTATTTCGGCAACGCGGCCGCCGATGGCGGGTTCGGCAAGTTCCTCCACCTCCGCGAGTTGATGCCGCTGGACAGGCAGCTGGTGGTGCGATCAAACCGCGACACGCTGTATTCCACCGGCGTCTTCGACCTCGACGCCGGGCCGGTCACGATAGCGCTGCCCGACACCGGCGGCCGATTCATGTCGATGCAGGTGATCAGCGAGGACCACTACGTGCCGGCGGTGTTCTACGGGCAGGGCGAACACACTCTCGACCGCGACGGCATCGAGACCCGGTATGTGATGGCGGCCCTGCGCATCCTGGTCGATCCCAATGACGAGGCCGACCTCGGTGCGGTCCATGCGCTCCAAGACGCCGTGGCAGTGCATCAGACCGATGCGGGCAGCTTCGATGTCCCGAAGTGGGACCCGGTCAGCCAGAAGGCGGTCCGCGACGCGCTTGTTCAGCTGGGCGCCACAGTTCCGGACTCCAGGGCGATGTTCGGCCCGAAGGATGCCGTCGACCCGGTGCGCCACCTGATCGGCTCCGCGGTGGCATGGGGCGGCAATCCCGAAAAGGATGCCTTCTACTTCACCTTCCACACACCGGAAGATGACGGCGCCACCTACTACCAGCTCACCGTGGGCGAGGTACCGGTGGACGGGTTCTGGTCGGTCACCGTCTACAACAAAGACGGCTACTTCACCCCGAACTCGCTTCACTCCTATTCGCTGAACAACATCACCGCGCACCGCGACTCCGACGGCACAATCACCATTCAATTCGGCGGCTGCGATGCCGCGATATCGAACTGCCTGCCGATCACGCCGGGGTGGAACTATTTGGTCCGGCTCTACCGGCCGCACGAAAAGATCCTCAATGGCGAGTGGACATTCCCAGAGGCCCAACCGCTTTCGTGA
- a CDS encoding molybdopterin-containing oxidoreductase family protein — MKTVRSFCRICTSVCGILVDVEGDEVLRVRGDQDHPFSHGYCCPKGRALPQLHHHPDRLERPRIRIDGRLQDTTWDTCLDDLGTRLKDIIDRHGPESVGFYFSTMESAGFRMAEALHAAIGTPAKFSPLTIDGTAKPLVSDLVGGFMGLSGRTDLDSCDFLLLVGVNPVVSHGHAISMPNPTGTVRDIAKRGQVWVIDPRRTETARLASGHLAARPSTDHAVLAYLVREILRDGMKTDVPVQGIDELTAAVEPFTLEHAATLADVPATELTRLCAAVRAAKCVAVETGTGVTMTAERANVTQWLAWVLMILTGAMNRPGGTWFHPGFAYQLETFGDLLPITPIEGSFGPGPRSRPEAQAFINEWPCAVLPDEIAAGHIRALINVGGSLVTSFPETGKLIPALQNLEVFATTEIINNETTELATHVLPTKDPLERPDITIHDILSSQVSVQYSSAVVEPVGERRSMWWVFAEIGKRLGHDLSSLGDPDSSTDDDVISVLLAGARAKYDEVAATGWAEVPRELPAAWVEDHIGRMGGWRLAPPLLVDQLAALEPPPPLVMVPRRQRRKLNGQLDFLGEGPEILINPEDGAAAGVVSGGRVTVRSASGELTGIAKVDDAMRRGAVSIPHGHHEANVNRLTNKDDIDVVTGMVRYSGIAVSLHPA; from the coding sequence ATGAAAACCGTGCGCAGTTTCTGCCGCATCTGCACGTCTGTGTGCGGCATTCTCGTGGACGTCGAAGGGGACGAGGTCCTCCGCGTGCGCGGCGACCAGGACCACCCGTTTTCCCACGGTTACTGCTGCCCGAAGGGCCGGGCACTGCCGCAGTTGCACCACCATCCGGACCGGCTCGAACGGCCGCGGATTCGGATCGACGGCCGGTTGCAAGACACCACCTGGGACACCTGTCTCGACGATCTGGGCACCCGGCTGAAGGACATCATCGACCGGCATGGGCCCGAATCGGTCGGCTTCTACTTCAGCACCATGGAAAGCGCCGGCTTCCGAATGGCCGAAGCCTTGCACGCCGCGATCGGCACGCCGGCGAAGTTCAGCCCGCTGACCATCGACGGCACCGCCAAGCCGCTGGTCTCCGACCTGGTCGGCGGATTCATGGGCCTGTCCGGCCGAACGGATTTGGACAGCTGCGATTTTCTGTTGCTCGTCGGCGTCAACCCGGTGGTCTCACATGGCCACGCCATCTCGATGCCCAACCCGACCGGCACGGTGCGCGACATCGCCAAGCGCGGGCAGGTGTGGGTGATCGACCCGCGACGCACCGAGACCGCGCGACTGGCCTCCGGCCACCTGGCCGCGCGCCCGAGTACCGACCACGCGGTGCTCGCCTACTTGGTGCGCGAAATTCTGCGCGACGGCATGAAAACCGATGTGCCGGTTCAAGGTATCGACGAGCTGACTGCCGCGGTTGAGCCGTTCACCCTCGAACACGCCGCGACGCTCGCCGACGTCCCGGCGACGGAGCTGACGCGGCTTTGCGCGGCGGTGCGCGCCGCCAAGTGCGTCGCGGTCGAAACCGGCACCGGGGTCACGATGACCGCCGAGCGCGCCAATGTCACCCAGTGGCTGGCCTGGGTGCTGATGATTCTCACCGGCGCGATGAACCGGCCGGGCGGTACCTGGTTCCATCCCGGATTCGCTTACCAGCTCGAAACTTTCGGTGATCTCCTGCCGATCACTCCGATCGAGGGATCCTTCGGTCCCGGCCCCCGCAGCCGGCCGGAGGCGCAGGCGTTCATCAACGAATGGCCGTGCGCGGTGCTGCCCGACGAAATCGCGGCGGGACACATCCGGGCCCTGATCAACGTCGGCGGCAGCCTGGTCACCTCGTTTCCCGAAACCGGCAAGCTGATCCCCGCGCTGCAAAACCTCGAGGTCTTCGCCACCACCGAGATCATCAACAACGAGACCACCGAGTTGGCCACCCACGTGCTGCCGACCAAGGATCCCCTGGAACGCCCCGACATCACCATTCACGACATCCTGAGCTCGCAAGTCTCCGTGCAATACAGTTCCGCGGTCGTCGAGCCGGTCGGTGAGCGGCGATCGATGTGGTGGGTGTTCGCCGAAATCGGCAAGCGGCTCGGCCACGACCTCAGCAGTCTCGGAGACCCGGACAGCAGCACCGACGACGACGTGATCTCCGTGCTGCTGGCCGGCGCCCGCGCCAAATACGACGAAGTGGCCGCAACGGGTTGGGCGGAGGTGCCCCGCGAGCTGCCGGCGGCGTGGGTCGAGGACCACATCGGGCGCATGGGCGGCTGGCGGCTGGCCCCGCCGCTGCTCGTCGATCAACTCGCCGCTCTCGAGCCACCCCCGCCGTTGGTGATGGTGCCGCGCCGTCAGCGCCGAAAGCTGAACGGGCAGCTCGACTTTCTCGGCGAGGGGCCGGAGATCCTGATCAACCCCGAGGACGGCGCCGCCGCGGGCGTCGTCAGCGGCGGGCGTGTGACGGTACGCAGCGCCAGCGGAGAGCTGACCGGCATCGCGAAGGTCGACGACGCGATGCGGCGCGGGGCGGTGTCGATTCCGCATGGCCACCACGAGGCCAACGTCAATCGCCTGACCAACAAGGACGACATCGACGTGGTGACCGGCATGGTCCGCTACTCCGGCATCGCCGTCAGCCTGCATCCGGCCTGA
- a CDS encoding FkbM family methyltransferase encodes MVAADLPDGTSKIAAFWNLIAPQRLTEVVDVGANPIDTEPPYTSMLAAGLCRVTGFEPQLEALQTLQQNQGLHERYLPYVVGDGGAHTLNVCRGSGFTSLFELDPAALDVFEYIKLPGEVVERIPVQSRRLDDIAEIEHVDLLKIDVQGGELAVFQGGTARLAKAAAIQTEVSFVTLYKDQPTLGDIDSELRSQGFLPHCFPEVKLWPISPFVDPRQPTNQVLEADLVYVRDFTHPDSMSTEQLKQLALIAHYCYRSFDLALRCALLLEYRLAVEPGIQQRYLDILAAG; translated from the coding sequence GTGGTTGCGGCGGACCTTCCCGATGGCACGAGCAAGATCGCGGCGTTCTGGAACCTTATCGCCCCGCAACGACTCACCGAGGTTGTTGACGTCGGTGCCAATCCGATCGATACCGAGCCGCCTTACACGTCCATGCTTGCCGCGGGGCTATGTCGTGTGACGGGGTTCGAGCCTCAGCTCGAGGCGCTGCAGACGCTGCAACAAAACCAAGGCCTACACGAGCGCTATCTGCCGTATGTGGTGGGCGATGGCGGTGCGCACACGCTCAACGTGTGTCGCGGATCCGGGTTCACCAGCCTGTTCGAACTGGACCCGGCGGCGCTGGATGTTTTCGAATACATCAAGCTGCCCGGGGAAGTGGTCGAACGCATACCCGTGCAATCCCGCAGGCTCGATGACATCGCCGAGATTGAACACGTCGACTTACTGAAGATCGACGTTCAAGGAGGCGAACTCGCGGTATTTCAAGGCGGCACAGCCAGACTCGCCAAAGCGGCCGCAATTCAGACCGAGGTTTCGTTCGTGACGCTGTACAAGGATCAGCCGACGCTGGGCGACATCGACTCTGAGCTGCGCAGCCAGGGATTCCTTCCGCACTGCTTCCCCGAGGTCAAGCTCTGGCCGATTTCGCCGTTCGTGGATCCGCGCCAGCCCACCAACCAGGTTCTGGAGGCCGACCTTGTCTATGTGCGCGACTTCACCCACCCGGACTCGATGAGCACCGAGCAACTCAAGCAGCTGGCCCTGATCGCGCACTACTGCTATCGATCGTTCGACCTGGCATTGCGCTGCGCGCTGCTGCTGGAATACCGGCTAGCGGTCGAGCCAGGGATCCAGCAACGCTATCTGGACATTTTGGCGGCCGGCTGA
- a CDS encoding TetR/AcrR family transcriptional regulator yields MPRPPNPDVRRRLLAAGLELIHARGFAASGVKDITDAAGVPKGSFYAYFSSKEAFAAAILGHYWSDIEARLLPILDADELAQRRITRFFHALADEHESGEFLLGCLVGNLSLELAGSSEPVRAELARILQRWDTALTACVRSGQDGSGDIRKDVDAAELASLLIESWEGAALRGKVTRSRDPYERFETITVPALLG; encoded by the coding sequence ATGCCACGGCCGCCGAACCCCGACGTGCGCCGGCGCCTGCTCGCGGCGGGACTCGAACTCATACATGCGCGCGGCTTCGCCGCCAGTGGCGTCAAAGACATCACCGACGCAGCCGGTGTGCCGAAAGGTTCGTTCTACGCCTACTTTTCGAGCAAAGAGGCATTCGCCGCGGCGATCCTCGGCCACTACTGGTCCGACATCGAAGCACGGCTGCTGCCCATCCTTGACGCGGACGAACTGGCACAGCGGCGAATCACACGCTTCTTCCATGCGCTCGCCGACGAACACGAGTCGGGCGAGTTTCTGCTCGGCTGCCTGGTCGGCAACCTGTCGCTCGAGCTGGCCGGTTCCAGCGAACCGGTACGCGCCGAGCTTGCCCGCATTCTTCAGCGCTGGGACACGGCCTTGACGGCGTGCGTGCGTTCCGGCCAGGACGGCTCCGGCGACATCCGAAAGGACGTCGATGCCGCCGAACTCGCGTCCCTGCTGATCGAATCGTGGGAGGGCGCGGCCCTGCGCGGGAAGGTGACCCGCAGCCGTGACCCGTATGAACGGTTCGAAACGATCACCGTGCCGGCACTTCTGGGGTGA
- a CDS encoding cysteine hydrolase: MTDLSRYAEPQNPGLPSSTFELDHQHAALVVTDPQIDFLSPEGVSWSVFGDSVRDNNTVAHIGELFDAAKRAGITVAISPHHFYPTDSQWHFSDPLEQFMSTVGMFDRRGPYTTDGFAGSGADFLPEYQHHIHDGRTVIASPHKIVGPESNDLVLQLRKRGINQVVLAGMAANLCVEGHLRELIEQGFEVAVVKDATAGPRLPEGDGYLAALVNFRFLASAVWTTAEAVDQLKKAIGAEQLSRQL, translated from the coding sequence ATGACCGATCTGTCCAGGTATGCCGAACCGCAAAACCCCGGGCTGCCGAGCTCCACCTTCGAGCTCGATCATCAGCACGCCGCGCTCGTCGTCACCGATCCACAGATCGATTTCCTTAGCCCCGAAGGGGTTTCGTGGTCGGTGTTCGGTGACAGTGTCCGCGACAACAACACCGTCGCGCACATCGGGGAACTGTTCGACGCCGCGAAGCGCGCGGGCATCACCGTCGCGATATCACCGCACCACTTCTATCCGACCGACAGCCAGTGGCACTTCAGTGATCCGCTCGAACAGTTCATGAGTACCGTCGGCATGTTTGACCGCCGGGGCCCCTACACGACGGACGGATTCGCCGGCTCCGGTGCCGATTTCCTGCCGGAATACCAGCACCACATCCACGACGGACGAACCGTGATCGCCTCTCCGCACAAAATCGTCGGCCCGGAGTCGAACGACCTCGTGCTCCAGTTGCGCAAGCGCGGCATCAACCAGGTGGTCCTGGCGGGAATGGCCGCCAACCTCTGCGTCGAAGGCCACCTGCGCGAACTCATCGAGCAGGGCTTCGAGGTCGCCGTCGTCAAAGATGCCACCGCCGGCCCACGCTTACCCGAAGGCGACGGCTATCTGGCCGCGCTGGTGAACTTCCGATTCCTCGCCAGCGCCGTCTGGACCACGGCCGAGGCAGTCGATCAGCTCAAGAAAGCCATTGGCGCCGAACAACTTTCGCGTCAACTCTAA
- a CDS encoding aldo/keto reductase has product METIEKLYQHKFALNNGREIPALGFGTSLSDNRKTREAVKAAVEVGFRHLDAAERYRNEAEVGAALKELFAAGTVRREDLFVTTKLWNNNHRPERVRPALQAGLHRLGLDAVDLYLVHTPFAFAPGEDQDPRDAHGAVIYDDGVTLAQTWAAMEALVDEGLTRAIGLSDIDVDGTRQILDAARIKPAVVEVESHPYHPQWELRELCKTDGIILLAFASLGHALEPRLLDDPLIVDIARRYGKTPAQVLLAWGIQRGSAVLTGSVTPSRIRENFDVTALPQSAIDEINERLDTRIRFNSVADAGVPGFAEVPTGR; this is encoded by the coding sequence ATGGAAACAATCGAGAAGCTGTATCAGCACAAATTCGCGTTGAACAATGGTCGCGAGATCCCTGCACTCGGGTTTGGGACGTCGCTTTCCGATAACCGCAAGACGCGCGAGGCCGTCAAAGCCGCGGTCGAGGTGGGTTTCCGTCACCTCGATGCCGCCGAACGGTATCGCAACGAAGCCGAAGTCGGCGCCGCGCTCAAGGAGTTGTTCGCCGCCGGCACGGTCCGCCGTGAGGACCTGTTTGTCACGACCAAGCTATGGAACAACAACCACCGACCCGAACGGGTCCGGCCCGCGCTGCAGGCCGGCCTGCACAGATTGGGACTCGACGCCGTCGATCTCTATCTGGTGCACACACCGTTCGCCTTCGCGCCCGGCGAGGACCAAGACCCCCGCGACGCGCACGGAGCCGTCATCTACGACGACGGCGTCACGCTAGCGCAGACTTGGGCCGCGATGGAGGCGCTTGTCGACGAGGGACTTACCCGCGCGATCGGCCTGTCCGACATCGACGTAGACGGCACCCGACAGATCCTCGACGCCGCCCGAATCAAGCCGGCCGTCGTCGAAGTGGAGTCGCATCCGTATCACCCGCAATGGGAATTGCGTGAGCTGTGCAAGACCGACGGCATCATCCTGTTGGCCTTCGCGTCGCTGGGGCATGCGCTGGAGCCGCGACTGCTCGACGATCCGCTGATCGTCGATATCGCTCGGCGTTACGGCAAGACTCCCGCGCAAGTGTTGCTGGCCTGGGGGATTCAGCGCGGCAGCGCGGTGCTGACGGGATCTGTTACCCCGTCACGCATACGCGAGAACTTCGATGTCACCGCGCTACCCCAGAGCGCGATCGACGAGATCAACGAGCGGCTCGACACTCGCATTCGATTCAATTCCGTTGCGGACGCCGGCGTGCCGGGTTTTGCGGAGGTGCCAACGGGACGTTGA